A stretch of DNA from Nitrospira sp. KM1:
CAACCGCTATTCCACGACCGGAGGCAATGATCTGAAGAACGTCCAGCCGCTGACCGTCAACTTCGCATTTGGTAATCTGGCGCTGGCCCATAATGGGAACCTCATCAACGCCCAGGTGCTGCGACACGAGTTGGAAGCCTACGGGGCGATTTTCCAGTCGACATCCGACAGCGAAGTCATCATTCACCTGATCGCCCATTCGCGAGCCGATACGTTCTTGGCGCGTGTCATCGATGCGCTCAGTCAGGTCCGCGGGGCATTTTCAGTCGTGCTGATGACCGACAACGGCCTGATCGCGGCAAGGGATCCCTACGGCCTGCGCCCACTCTGCATCGGAAAAATTCGGAGCAGTTGGATCGTCGCGTCCGAGACCTGCGCCTTCGATCTGCTCGATGCGGAATATGTCAGAGAAGTGGAACCCGGCGAACTGGTGGTGCTGAGCGAGCAAGGCATGGAAAGCCATCACCCGTTTCCGACCGTCAATCCGGCCATGTGCGTGTTCGAGTATGTGTATTTTGCAAGGCCGGACAGCAAGATTTTCGGAGCCAATGCCGTTTATGCCACGCGTAAAGCCCTCGGGAGACAGCTGGCCGAGGAGTCGTGGGTTCCGGCCGACATCGTCATCCCCGTTCCCGATTCGGGAGTCCCCGCGGCGCTCGGCTATGCCGAAGGCGGCGGCATTCGATTCGAGACCGGTCTGATCCGCAATCACTATGTGGGGCGCACGTTTATCGAGCCGGAACAGTCGATCCGGCATTTCGGGGTGAAGGTCAAGCTCAATGCGGTGTCGGAGGTTCTGGAAGGAAAGCGCGTCGTGGTGGTAGACGACTCGCTTGTGCGCGGGACGACGAGCCGCAAGATCGTGAAGATGATCCGTAATGCGGGAGCCAAGGAAGTGCATATGCGAATCAGTTCGCCGCCGATTATCTCTCCCTGTTTCTACGGGATCGATACGCCTACGAAAAAGGAGCTGATCGCCTCCAGCCATTCGACCGAAGAAATTCGGAAGTACATCACCGCCGACAGCTTGGCCTATCTCAGCCTCGACGGCATGTTGAAGGCGGCTCCTGGAACGCCGACTCAATACTGCAGTGCTTGCTTCACCGAGCGATATCCGATTTCTTTCACGAGGGCCGAAGAATTGCAGCTTGGATTGTTCGAGCCGTCCTCGTAGGCATTGCCGCGCACGGTCTTTCCACAAGAGCCTCTCCGTTACGCTCCAGCCCATGCATCCCCATGCGATACCGGCGAAAACTGGATTTCCCTCCGGTCCTTGCTACACTGAGGCGACCATGTCCGGTCTGGTGTCGAAATATGTGACCATCGCCCAAGCTGGTGCAACCATCCTCCGTGTCCGATGGCTGTCGAGACGAAGAAAGCTGCCGCAGGTGCTCGCGATATTGAGCCGGGCGGCGACGGTCACGGTTGGTTCCCGCACGCGTATCGACGATGCGGTGTATTACACCGATCGCTGGCTGGAATTATTCCCCTTTCAAGCCAGAGGCAATTGTTTCCCACGAACGCTGGCGCTGTACTCGATCGCCCGACGTGCGGGATATCCGGTCCAGTTTCACTGTGGCGTCCGGAGACGGGGATCAGGACTCGATGGACACGCGTGGCTGACGTTGAACGGCTCGGCATTTTATGAGATGAACGAGGATTGGAAGTCGTTCACCGTGACATTCTCCTATACGGTTTAACCAGGCCGGTACGGGCAACGCCACGGTCTCATGCGTCAACCCGTGAGGCCGCCGCCCGGGCGATGAGCACGATGCGATGAACACGATGTACGTCCTGACAGAACGGACCCGAGCGTTCGTGGGAACCCTTCGGCGGGCCCTGCATTTTGTGTGGCTGAGCAGTCCGGGTCTCACGATCAGCGGCACGCTGGTGCGGGTGATCCAAGGGCTGCTGCCGCTGGCGGTGTTGTACCTGACGAAACTCCTCATCGATGCGGTGACCCGAGAACTGAGCGGAGGGGCGCAGGAAAAATCCTTGGCGTCGATCGCCTTCTTTCTGGGCGGCCTCGCCGGTGCCGCCGCGCTCAACGCGCTGCTGACGGTCGTCGCATCATACATTTCCCGAGTCCACTTGCAGGTGGTAACCGATCACATGCATGCCCTCCTCCAAGCGAAATCGATCGAAGTCGATCTCGAGTACTATGAGAATGCGAACTATCAGGACACATTGCACCGGGCTCAACAGGAGGCTCCGTATCGCCCCACCGCCATTCTCAATTCCCTGCTGCAGCTCGTTCAGGACGGCATCTCGCTTCTGGCAATGGCGGCTGTCCTCTGGTGGCTCCATTGGTCCGTCATTCCCGTACTTATCGTGTCATCCGCTCCGTATTTTTTCGTCCGTCTCAAGCAATCGTCCTCCCTATTCGCCTGGGAGCGTGATCGGACTTCGCTCGAGCGAAAAGCCTGGTACTTCAATTCTCTCCTGACGATGGGCGTGTCCGCCAAAGAAGTCCGGCTCTTCGGTCTTGGGCCGCGCGTGCGGCGCTGGTTCCAAGATGTCCGAAGGATCCTACGGACGGAGCGGATTGCCCTGGAGCGTCGGTGGGCGTTGGCCAACTTGGCCGCCCACATGATCGGAGTGATCGGTGTTTTCGGTCTGTACAGTTTCGTGGCATTGCGGACGGTTCAGGGTACCCTGACGGTCGGAGACCTCGTGATGTACTTTCAGGCCGTTCAGCGGGCTTCGACTTTCCTCGAAGGATTGGGGTGGGGGCTGTCAGGACTCTACGAAAGCAATCTGTTCCTGTCGGCGCTCGATGACTTCATGGCTGTCAAGTCACGCCTGCCACTGGCATCGAACCCCGTGAGGTTCCCGGCTCCCATTCGAACCGGGTTGGTGTTTGAGAAGGTATCATTTCAATACCCGGAGGATGACAGGCTCGTGCTCCGGGACTTCACCTTGTCGATCGCCCCGGGCGAACACGTTGCGCTCGTCGGAGCGAACGGAGCGGGGAAGACGACGTTGGTCAAATTGCTCTGTCGACTATACGATCCGACGGCCGGCAGGATTACGATCGACGGCGTCGATATTCGTGACTATGCCATCGACAGCGTGCGCGGAGCCGTCAGCGGAATTTTTCAGGACTTTGGAAGATTTCAGCTGTCCGCCAAAGACAATATCGAGTTGAGCGTGACCGCGGGGAACTCGGATTTGGCCGCTGTCATGAGTGCGGCAAGGCAAGCGGGGATTCACGATGTCATTGAACGGTTGCCGCAGGGGTATGACTCACAGCTGGGTAGGAATTTCGACGGCGGACATGAGCTCAGCATCGGGGAGTGGCAAAAGGTGGCGCTTGCCCGAGCCGTGCTGCGCGAATCGCAGATCCTCATTCTCGATGAGCCGACCAGCGCCATGGATGCCAAGGCGGAGGCTGAGTTGTTTGAACGGTTCCACGAACTGGCTCGCGGGCGCATGGCGCTGCTCATCAGTCATCGCCTCTCGACCGTCAAGATGGCCGACCGGATTTACGTCATCGACAACGGAGGAATTGTCGAACAGGGCACCCATGACGAGTTGATACAGCTTCAAGGCTTGTATGCGACGTTGTTTCTGACCCAGGCCCGGTATTACCAGTAGTCTTCAGCTCAAACTGCATCGCAGTTTTACTTACCTGCCTAAGTAGGGGACTCTCCAACTTCTGGTGAGCTAGTCAGGTTGAGCATGCGGAGCTAGTCTCCGGTCAAGAACGCCGGAATGGTATGGCGTTTTGCCGGAGACACCTTCCCGTGATCCTCATTCTCGCCGACACAACAGATCCATGGGCAACGCTGCTGTATCGGGAACT
This window harbors:
- a CDS encoding lasso peptide biosynthesis B2 protein: MSGLVSKYVTIAQAGATILRVRWLSRRRKLPQVLAILSRAATVTVGSRTRIDDAVYYTDRWLELFPFQARGNCFPRTLALYSIARRAGYPVQFHCGVRRRGSGLDGHAWLTLNGSAFYEMNEDWKSFTVTFSYTV
- the purF gene encoding amidophosphoribosyltransferase, translating into MQTQKDLPLVTPDKFHDECAVFGIYGHEEAANLTYLGLYALQHRGQEASGIVSGDGEQFCVQKGMGLVADIYNKSALEKLPGHMAIGHNRYSTTGGNDLKNVQPLTVNFAFGNLALAHNGNLINAQVLRHELEAYGAIFQSTSDSEVIIHLIAHSRADTFLARVIDALSQVRGAFSVVLMTDNGLIAARDPYGLRPLCIGKIRSSWIVASETCAFDLLDAEYVREVEPGELVVLSEQGMESHHPFPTVNPAMCVFEYVYFARPDSKIFGANAVYATRKALGRQLAEESWVPADIVIPVPDSGVPAALGYAEGGGIRFETGLIRNHYVGRTFIEPEQSIRHFGVKVKLNAVSEVLEGKRVVVVDDSLVRGTTSRKIVKMIRNAGAKEVHMRISSPPIISPCFYGIDTPTKKELIASSHSTEEIRKYITADSLAYLSLDGMLKAAPGTPTQYCSACFTERYPISFTRAEELQLGLFEPSS
- a CDS encoding ABC transporter ATP-binding protein gives rise to the protein MNTMYVLTERTRAFVGTLRRALHFVWLSSPGLTISGTLVRVIQGLLPLAVLYLTKLLIDAVTRELSGGAQEKSLASIAFFLGGLAGAAALNALLTVVASYISRVHLQVVTDHMHALLQAKSIEVDLEYYENANYQDTLHRAQQEAPYRPTAILNSLLQLVQDGISLLAMAAVLWWLHWSVIPVLIVSSAPYFFVRLKQSSSLFAWERDRTSLERKAWYFNSLLTMGVSAKEVRLFGLGPRVRRWFQDVRRILRTERIALERRWALANLAAHMIGVIGVFGLYSFVALRTVQGTLTVGDLVMYFQAVQRASTFLEGLGWGLSGLYESNLFLSALDDFMAVKSRLPLASNPVRFPAPIRTGLVFEKVSFQYPEDDRLVLRDFTLSIAPGEHVALVGANGAGKTTLVKLLCRLYDPTAGRITIDGVDIRDYAIDSVRGAVSGIFQDFGRFQLSAKDNIELSVTAGNSDLAAVMSAARQAGIHDVIERLPQGYDSQLGRNFDGGHELSIGEWQKVALARAVLRESQILILDEPTSAMDAKAEAELFERFHELARGRMALLISHRLSTVKMADRIYVIDNGGIVEQGTHDELIQLQGLYATLFLTQARYYQ